The following nucleotide sequence is from Thermoanaerobaculia bacterium.
TCAGGTCCCCGAATTTCGCCTCGAACGGGAACTCGTCGAACTCCTTCGGGAGCTTCAATCCGATGTCGGACTTCCACTGGCGGAAGTTGTCGATCCAGTCGTCGAAGGTCGAGATCTTCCTGAGCGCCATGATCACCTCGCGCCGCCCGCGGCCAAACCTCGATTATATGGTGCATTTCCGATGCCGCGAGGGGGTCGGTGCTCCGCTTTCGTCTCGTCCGCCGCGGGGCGCGCGAGGCTCCGCCGACCCGATGAGGGCACGCGGGCGCGCCCGGCGTTTTGCTACTGTCTCCGCGTGCGCGACGTCCCCTTCACCCGCTCCCTGCCGATGCGCCTGCTTCGCCGCCGGGCCGCGATGAAGGCGGATTGGGACGAGCGGGCGCGACGGGACGCCCTCTTCTACATCTTCCGGGACGCCTCGGGGTCGCCGGAAGCCTTCGAGGAATCGGGCCGGCGCGACCTCGATCTCCACGTGCTCCGGGGAATCCCCCTTCCGGCGGACGCGGTCGCCGTCGAGATCGGGTGCGGCGTCGGACGCCTGGCGCGCGCGATCGCTCCGCGCGCCGCGAAGGTGTATGCCGGAGACGTGTCGGAGGAGATGCTCGACCGCGCGCGAGAGTTCTGCCGCGGCCGCGAAAACATCGAATTCCTCCGCTTCGACGGGGCGCTCGCGGGCGTGCCGTCGGGGTGCGCCGACCTCGTCTACTCGCATCTCGTCTTCCAGCACGTCCCGGGCCTCCGTCTCATCCGGCCGTACTTCCGCGAGGCCGCTCGCGTCCTCAAACCCGGCGGCGTCTTCCGGGCGAACGTGGACGGCCGCCACCGGCAGTGGTATCGGCGTTTCGCCGCGGACTCCTGGTCGGGGGTCGTCTTCTCGGAACGCCGGCTCCGCCGGGAGCTCGACGCCGCCGGTCTTCGGGTCGAGGCCGTCGAGGGATCCGGCACGCAGTACCTCTGGGCGACCGCACGGAAGGCGTGACGCGGCCGCCCGGACGCAGTAGAATCCCGCCAGTTTTTTTCCGACAAAGGAGTTCGCATGCGAATCGCTCGGCGGGTTCTCCTCCTCGGGACGTTCCTCGCGTTCGCCGCGGTCACCGCCGCCCAGACGACCGGCTCCATCTCGGGACGGGTGAGCGACGAAAACGGCGGTGCCCTTCCCGGAGTCGCGGTCGAAGCGCACGGCGCCGCGCTGCAGGGCCGGGCGCAGGCGACGACGGATTCGGGGGGCGGCTACCGCCTGCCGCTCCTTCCGCCCGGCAATTACGAGATTTCCGTCGCGCTTTCCGGTTTCGCCGCGGCCAACCGCGCGACGTCGGTCGCGCTCGGCGCCGACACCCGCATCGACTTCACGATGCGCCCCTCCGCGAAGGAGGTCGTGACCGTGACGGCCGGCACGCCCGTGATCGACCAGACGAGCACGACGATCGGCGCCAACATCGACGAGCACACGATCCGAACGCTCCCGACGGACCGGAATTTCGCCTCGATCGCCCAGGTCGTTCCCGGCGTGTCCACCCAGACCGACCCTTACAACCCGACCAACGACTCGACGGCGATCACCGTCTACGGCTCCTCGAAGTCGGAAAACGCGTACGTCATCGACGGCGTCGACACGAGCGGCGTCGAATACGGGACGCAGGGAACGACGCTGAACTACGAGTTCATCCAGGAGATGGAGGTCAAGACCGGCGGTTACGAGGCGGAGTACGGCCGTTCGACCGGCGGGATCATCAACGTGATCACGAAGTCGGGCGGGAACGAATTCCACGGCGACGTGTTCGGCTACTACGACAGCGACTCCCTGCAGGCGAACAACGCTCACGTCGGCGAGAGCGCGCAGGGTGCGTCGAACGGCTACAAGCGCGCGGACGTCGGCGTCGACGTCGGCGGATTCATCGTGCGCGACCGGCTGTGGTTCTTCGGCGCGTACAACCGCGTCGACAATACGATCAAGAACGTCCTCACGGCCGGCCCGAGCGTCGGGGAGGAGTTCGACACGAAGTCGATCCGCAACCTCGCCGCCGGGAAGCTCACCTACCGCATCGGCGAGCAGGGAACGCTGCTGGCGTCTTATTTCGCGGATCCCCGCGTGGACACCGGCGCGATCAACGACGCCAACCACACGCTGGACGGAGAGCCGAACACGTTCCTCGGCCGGCAGGACTTCGGCGGCCCCAACTATGCGCTGCGGGGAGACTATCTCTTCGGGGGCTCGTGGCTCGTGCAGCTCCAGGCCGCGCGTCACGAGGAGCGGAACGCGATCGGGCCGGCCTCGGCGGCCGGCGACGTCGTCGAGTACGTCGACCAGACCAACGGAAGCTTCCAGACCGGCGGGTTCGGCCTCATCCAGAAGAAGGATTTCGCGCGCAACCATTTCGGCGCCGCGCTCACGAAGTACCTCGGCGCCCACGAGATCAAGGGGGGCCTCGAGTACGAGCGCGAGACGGCGGACGTGATCAAGCGGATGTCGGGCGGGCAGCAGGTGCTGATCTTCGCGAATCCGAATACGGCGTCGGCGCAGCCGCTCATCTACCAGCACAACTACTGGACGACGCCGACGGCCTCGATCGCCGACGCGCCGCTTTCCGAGCTCAACGCGAGTCCCGCCCACAAGATGACGACGGCGTACCTCCAGGACACCTGGAACG
It contains:
- a CDS encoding class I SAM-dependent methyltransferase, translating into MRDVPFTRSLPMRLLRRRAAMKADWDERARRDALFYIFRDASGSPEAFEESGRRDLDLHVLRGIPLPADAVAVEIGCGVGRLARAIAPRAAKVYAGDVSEEMLDRAREFCRGRENIEFLRFDGALAGVPSGCADLVYSHLVFQHVPGLRLIRPYFREAARVLKPGGVFRANVDGRHRQWYRRFAADSWSGVVFSERRLRRELDAAGLRVEAVEGSGTQYLWATARKA
- a CDS encoding TonB-dependent receptor; the encoded protein is MRIARRVLLLGTFLAFAAVTAAQTTGSISGRVSDENGGALPGVAVEAHGAALQGRAQATTDSGGGYRLPLLPPGNYEISVALSGFAAANRATSVALGADTRIDFTMRPSAKEVVTVTAGTPVIDQTSTTIGANIDEHTIRTLPTDRNFASIAQVVPGVSTQTDPYNPTNDSTAITVYGSSKSENAYVIDGVDTSGVEYGTQGTTLNYEFIQEMEVKTGGYEAEYGRSTGGIINVITKSGGNEFHGDVFGYYDSDSLQANNAHVGESAQGASNGYKRADVGVDVGGFIVRDRLWFFGAYNRVDNTIKNVLTAGPSVGEEFDTKSIRNLAAGKLTYRIGEQGTLLASYFADPRVDTGAINDANHTLDGEPNTFLGRQDFGGPNYALRGDYLFGGSWLVQLQAARHEERNAIGPASAAGDVVEYVDQTNGSFQTGGFGLIQKKDFARNHFGAALTKYLGAHEIKGGLEYERETADVIKRMSGGQQVLIFANPNTASAQPLIYQHNYWTTPTASIADAPLSELNASPAHKMTTAYLQDTWNALPNLTVNLGVRWDRQQIIDSAGVQQIDLKKDYAPRFGFVWDPTRDHKTKVYGSFGRYYEEIPMDLVIRSYSYERQPHIYNYSPTDFHPDPNAEADLGKQSNIVGANIEPADPNLHGQYLREFVIGGEREVMPDFAIGVKYVYRNYGEVIEDFLSDPAAGVYSIGNPGEGIMKNVYDYNYDATPYPAQKPQRIFRGVEIDATKRFSNRWSMLASYLWSKLDGNYDGEFAPFTNVGADPNISAAYDYADFATNHFLDGTLASYSPITNGGPLSNDRRSQAKLSGTYTAPFGLNVGLSAYYQTGAPLSRMGFVDGYGRYELFLTKRGSEGRSPSIYEADLHLGYPLVLKPVTINLMADVFNLLNAQRPVLLDQRWDFQEADNSSPTPTNPNYKKAVLRQPPRSVRFGVRVSF